A DNA window from Candidatus Sulfidibacterium hydrothermale contains the following coding sequences:
- a CDS encoding type II toxin-antitoxin system PemK/MazF family toxin, which yields MAIKQFEIWLADLNPQIGTEPGKTRPVLIVQTNLLNKIHHPSTIICPITTHVKKDAEILRVHLKKGMGNLHQNSDIMIDQIRSIDNKRLIKKMGDLPGELIEVIKENIQIIMDLE from the coding sequence ATGGCGATTAAACAATTTGAAATCTGGCTGGCAGACTTAAATCCGCAGATTGGAACAGAACCGGGAAAAACCAGACCGGTTTTAATTGTCCAAACGAACCTGTTAAACAAAATTCATCATCCGTCAACCATTATTTGTCCCATAACTACCCATGTAAAAAAGGATGCCGAAATTTTACGGGTTCATCTTAAAAAAGGAATGGGCAATCTTCACCAAAACAGCGATATAATGATAGACCAAATTCGCTCGATAGACAACAAAAGGCTAATAAAAAAAATGGGCGATTTACCTGGTGAACTAATAGAAGTAATCAAAGAAAATATCCAGATAATTATGGATCTGGAATAA
- the obgE gene encoding GTPase ObgE, whose protein sequence is MAADNFVDYVKIYCRSGNGGAGSVHFRREKYLPKGGPDGGDGGKGGDIVMVGNAHMWTLLHLRYSRHLRAGHGEPGGGQRSTGANGETIVIEVPLGTVAKDAETGEVLGEIMEDGQKIILLEGGRGGLGNDHFKSATNQTPRYAQPGEEGIEANIVFELKVLADVGLVGFPNAGKSTLLSVLSAAKPEIADYPFTTIRPNLGIVAYRDNRSFVMADIPGIIEGAHEGKGLGTRFLRHIERNAVLLFLVPADSKDIKNEYGILLNELQQYNPELLDKQRVLAISKSDLLDDELKEEIEKELPDVPHVFISSVAQQGLTPLKDLLWQALNREM, encoded by the coding sequence ATGGCTGCCGACAACTTTGTGGATTATGTAAAAATATACTGTCGTTCGGGCAATGGCGGAGCCGGTTCCGTCCATTTCCGTCGTGAAAAATACCTGCCCAAAGGCGGACCTGACGGGGGAGATGGCGGAAAAGGCGGAGACATTGTTATGGTGGGAAATGCGCACATGTGGACTTTGTTGCATTTGCGCTATTCGCGTCATTTACGGGCCGGACACGGAGAACCCGGTGGCGGACAACGCAGTACCGGAGCCAACGGAGAAACCATCGTCATTGAAGTTCCTCTCGGAACAGTAGCAAAAGACGCCGAAACCGGTGAAGTGCTGGGTGAAATCATGGAAGACGGCCAAAAAATCATCCTGTTGGAAGGTGGACGTGGCGGCCTGGGAAATGATCATTTTAAATCGGCAACCAACCAGACGCCCCGCTATGCCCAGCCCGGCGAAGAAGGAATCGAAGCCAACATTGTTTTTGAACTGAAAGTATTGGCTGATGTCGGACTGGTAGGATTTCCCAATGCCGGAAAATCCACTTTGTTATCTGTTCTTTCGGCTGCCAAACCTGAAATTGCCGATTATCCGTTTACTACGATCCGGCCCAATCTGGGCATTGTGGCCTATCGCGATAACCGCTCGTTTGTGATGGCCGATATTCCGGGAATTATTGAAGGAGCCCACGAAGGAAAAGGATTGGGTACGCGTTTTCTGCGCCATATCGAACGCAACGCGGTCCTGTTGTTTTTGGTTCCGGCCGACAGCAAAGACATTAAAAATGAATACGGTATTTTGCTGAATGAATTGCAACAATACAATCCGGAATTATTAGACAAACAACGGGTGTTGGCCATTTCCAAATCGGATTTACTGGACGATGAATTAAAAGAAGAGATTGAAAAAGAGCTTCCGGACGTACCCCATGTGTTTATTTCTTCTGTTGCCCAACAGGGCCTTACCCCGTTAAAAGATTTGCTGTGGCAAGCGCTGAACCGCGAAATGTAA
- a CDS encoding sensor histidine kinase, producing MNSIYRKLVIYFLALNLFAIGSVGIYSYYKEKEALLSRTFDQLISVRQEKKNRILSFFRQRINDMKNMAAVPGITRIFDTLSGEKQPLIFLSYLEKYLKNAGCYRQLIILPENGNAKVFQFQKISKKPTFFKDTETVFLRKALNDKDSLRETFITEMYLGPDKSKPSLVLGKHFFDRQGRKIGMLLLEIKRKPINTIMFDSPNNGLGKTGEVYLVGSDQRMRTRSRFLKNSVFRTKVTTPGALDALEGKTGEAQFNDYRHIPVLSAYSPLHFSGIRWAILAEIDLKEAMIPIYSIRDNIIYLSLLIALLSAAIITFLAKKIADPIKKMKEETAKIASGEYGNTMEVKTKDEIGDLTRAFNEMSVKLKNQADRLEKEKKLRLRSVLDAQEKERQRLSRELHDGLGPLLLTGKMKLENALETEIKTLKKNISEVIGLFSKTVQEIRTISNNMMPAGLKEFGLAVALENFCRQMEGNNAVKIHCHIELSKKHFDKTTDIYLFRIAQEAINNVLKHAGATEIHISLEEIEHHLYFTIVDDGCGFDSTSAENHQGNGLVNIKERVNLLNGYFELKTAPGKGTRIDIDIPLT from the coding sequence ATGAATTCTATTTACCGAAAGTTGGTCATTTATTTTCTGGCATTAAATTTATTTGCCATTGGATCGGTTGGAATTTATTCCTACTACAAAGAAAAAGAAGCCTTGCTCTCGCGCACTTTCGACCAGCTTATTTCGGTCAGACAAGAAAAGAAAAACCGGATTCTGTCTTTTTTCAGACAACGGATAAATGATATGAAAAATATGGCTGCGGTACCCGGGATCACCCGCATCTTTGATACGTTATCCGGGGAAAAACAGCCGTTAATTTTTTTATCTTACCTTGAAAAATACCTGAAAAATGCCGGATGTTACCGGCAATTGATCATTTTACCGGAAAACGGCAATGCAAAAGTTTTTCAGTTTCAGAAAATCAGCAAAAAGCCCACTTTTTTTAAAGATACCGAAACCGTTTTTCTGAGAAAAGCATTAAACGACAAAGACTCACTCCGGGAAACTTTTATTACCGAAATGTATTTAGGCCCGGATAAATCAAAACCATCCCTTGTTCTCGGGAAACATTTTTTTGACCGGCAAGGCCGGAAAATAGGAATGCTGCTGCTGGAAATAAAACGGAAACCGATCAATACCATCATGTTTGACAGTCCCAATAACGGACTGGGCAAAACCGGAGAAGTCTATCTAGTGGGCAGCGACCAACGGATGCGGACGCGATCACGCTTTCTGAAAAATTCGGTTTTCCGTACCAAAGTCACTACACCGGGCGCTCTCGACGCCCTTGAAGGCAAAACCGGAGAAGCCCAATTTAACGATTACCGTCATATTCCGGTGCTGAGCGCCTACAGCCCGCTGCATTTTTCCGGTATCCGCTGGGCTATTCTTGCCGAGATCGACTTAAAAGAAGCCATGATCCCGATTTATTCCATTCGCGATAATATCATCTACCTCAGTTTGCTGATTGCCCTTCTTTCGGCGGCCATCATTACATTTTTGGCAAAAAAGATTGCGGATCCCATAAAAAAAATGAAAGAAGAAACGGCCAAAATAGCTTCCGGAGAGTACGGTAACACCATGGAAGTAAAAACCAAAGATGAGATTGGCGATTTAACCCGCGCTTTTAACGAGATGTCGGTAAAACTAAAAAACCAGGCCGACCGGCTTGAAAAAGAAAAAAAGCTGCGTCTGCGGTCGGTACTGGATGCCCAGGAAAAAGAACGGCAACGCCTTTCGCGCGAATTACACGACGGTTTGGGACCGCTTTTGCTCACCGGAAAAATGAAGCTGGAAAATGCGCTGGAAACCGAAATAAAAACACTGAAAAAAAATATTTCGGAGGTGATCGGGCTGTTTTCTAAAACTGTTCAGGAAATCAGAACCATTTCGAACAACATGATGCCGGCAGGGCTAAAAGAATTTGGACTGGCTGTAGCACTCGAAAACTTCTGCCGGCAGATGGAAGGAAACAATGCGGTAAAAATCCATTGCCACATTGAACTCTCCAAAAAACATTTCGACAAAACCACCGATATTTATCTTTTCCGGATTGCCCAGGAAGCGATAAACAATGTTTTAAAACATGCCGGAGCCACCGAAATCCATATCAGTCTTGAAGAAATTGAACACCATCTGTATTTTACCATTGTTGATGACGGCTGCGGATTCGATAGCACTTCTGCTGAAAATCATCAGGGCAACGGTCTGGTAAATATCAAAGAAAGAGTAAATTTGCTGAACGGTTATTTTGAATTGAAAACAGCGCCGGGAAAAGGAACAAGAATTGATATTGATATTCCGCTTACATGA
- a CDS encoding glycoside hydrolase family 3 N-terminal domain-containing protein, whose protein sequence is MKHIYFNKSYLCILFFVLGTLTGTLDAQNSIRQQQAERWADSVYQSLTLEQRIGQLIITRANNPNGPYDTKIENWIEKYDLGGVSFLAGDPVKQVLQINQWNKRARTPLFVAMDAEWGLGMRLKGTVSYPYQMTLGAVSDDSLLFQMGKQIVQQCRRMGIQINFAPVVDVNTNPLNPVIGMRSFGENPDSVANKALWYMKGMEENGLIACAKHFPGHGNTFQDSHKTLPVITDSKTEIEKTALLPYRALFKSQPPVNAVMVAHLSVPALEHRKHFPSSLSYPVVTGLLKDKMHFKGLIITDALDMKGVSLQFNHGDAALKAFLAGNDILLTPNDIPEAVAKIKTEVLKNEKAAQRLKESCKKVLYYKYLSGAAARKPVDTLHLISDLNRPDFHHTANQLFYRAITVIKNDSNLLPFQDTVPASTAIVIVGDNHAGTFEPVFRQYFPAKVYYLKKNASSVDKNFVLKQLPKFDRAVFCVVKTNSSAARHFGISSDEIAFLTAAAQKTKTVLNLFASPYALNLFHNPAIFQAIVVSYQDTWQTQKASAEVITGTRKASGHLPVTAGHFVAGTGMTFPKIRLRYGTPQEVGADTTVLHEVDSIALAGINMHAYPGCQILAAKNGIIFYHKAFGYQTYADTVPENMHFMYDLASLTKILATTVALIKQQEDSIINVNNKLSAYLPMLLYSNKKDLGMKEILSHQAGLEDWIPFYLSTLKLHLPEKSIPTTNVLHWIKVVLGKKNPDSVGPDTTIYHHKISELYTVRVAQNLYLQKDYHYHMMQQILDSPLGEKKYQYSGLGFYLFKAMTERLNEMPFDQYLYKKIYHRMGLYRLVFTPRRYFPYTQTNPTEHDTVWRMQQIWGDVHDMGAAMLGGVSGNAGLFGDAHDVAALMQMLMDYGRYDGKQILDSATICLFNHRYFAADSNRRGLGFDKPLLRYEDHKSNCKSASDESFGHSGFTGTYTWADPKNGLVYVFLSNRVFPDMNNDKLAKEDIRTNIHQVFYNAFLKKPVPLVKETDVP, encoded by the coding sequence ATGAAACATATTTACTTCAACAAAAGTTATCTCTGTATTCTTTTTTTTGTTTTGGGTACTTTGACCGGAACGCTTGATGCTCAGAATTCTATTCGGCAACAACAAGCCGAACGATGGGCTGATTCGGTTTATCAAAGCCTGACTTTGGAACAACGTATCGGACAGCTCATCATCACCCGGGCAAATAATCCCAATGGTCCTTACGATACGAAAATAGAAAACTGGATTGAAAAATATGATTTGGGCGGAGTAAGTTTTCTGGCCGGTGACCCGGTGAAACAGGTGCTCCAGATCAACCAATGGAATAAACGGGCCCGAACTCCGCTTTTTGTGGCCATGGATGCCGAATGGGGACTGGGAATGCGACTAAAAGGAACGGTCTCCTATCCTTATCAAATGACGCTGGGAGCTGTTTCGGATGACTCCCTCCTTTTTCAAATGGGGAAACAAATTGTACAACAATGCCGGCGTATGGGAATTCAAATCAATTTTGCTCCGGTGGTAGATGTCAATACCAATCCTTTGAATCCGGTTATTGGGATGCGTTCGTTTGGCGAAAATCCGGATAGCGTGGCCAATAAGGCGTTGTGGTATATGAAAGGAATGGAAGAAAACGGACTGATTGCCTGTGCCAAACATTTTCCCGGTCACGGAAATACTTTTCAGGATTCTCATAAAACCCTGCCGGTAATTACCGATTCAAAAACGGAAATTGAAAAAACAGCGCTTCTGCCCTACCGCGCTCTTTTTAAGAGTCAGCCGCCGGTAAATGCGGTTATGGTAGCTCATCTTTCCGTGCCGGCTCTGGAACATAGAAAACACTTTCCTTCTTCTTTATCGTATCCGGTGGTTACCGGTTTGCTAAAGGATAAAATGCATTTTAAAGGGCTGATTATCACCGATGCGCTGGATATGAAAGGCGTTTCTTTGCAATTTAATCATGGCGATGCGGCTTTAAAGGCTTTTTTGGCCGGCAATGACATTTTACTAACGCCCAATGATATTCCGGAAGCAGTGGCGAAAATAAAAACCGAAGTTTTAAAAAATGAAAAAGCGGCTCAACGATTGAAAGAAAGCTGTAAAAAAGTTCTTTATTATAAATATCTGAGCGGAGCAGCTGCCCGGAAACCGGTGGATACCTTGCATCTGATTTCCGATTTAAATCGTCCGGATTTTCACCATACTGCCAACCAGTTGTTTTACCGGGCAATTACGGTCATTAAAAATGATAGCAATTTGCTGCCGTTTCAGGATACTGTTCCGGCATCTACGGCTATTGTGATTGTGGGTGATAATCATGCCGGTACTTTTGAGCCGGTCTTCCGGCAATATTTTCCGGCAAAAGTTTACTATTTGAAAAAAAATGCTTCGTCGGTGGATAAAAATTTTGTGCTGAAACAGTTGCCGAAATTCGACCGGGCAGTCTTTTGTGTGGTGAAAACCAACAGCTCAGCGGCAAGACATTTTGGTATTTCATCCGATGAAATTGCTTTTCTTACGGCAGCAGCACAGAAAACCAAAACGGTACTAAATCTTTTTGCCAGTCCGTATGCGTTGAATCTGTTTCATAATCCTGCAATTTTTCAGGCCATTGTGGTTTCTTATCAGGATACTTGGCAAACACAAAAGGCTTCTGCCGAGGTTATTACCGGAACACGGAAAGCATCCGGCCATTTGCCGGTAACGGCAGGACATTTTGTGGCCGGTACAGGAATGACGTTTCCTAAAATCAGGTTACGGTACGGCACACCGCAGGAAGTTGGCGCGGATACAACGGTTTTGCACGAAGTAGACTCCATTGCGCTGGCCGGTATCAATATGCATGCCTATCCGGGTTGTCAAATCCTGGCAGCCAAAAACGGGATTATTTTCTATCACAAAGCTTTTGGATATCAGACGTATGCCGATACGGTTCCCGAAAACATGCATTTTATGTACGACCTGGCTTCGTTAACCAAAATTTTGGCTACTACGGTGGCGCTAATCAAACAGCAGGAAGACAGCATCATCAATGTCAATAACAAACTTTCGGCTTATCTTCCCATGTTGTTGTATTCCAACAAAAAAGATCTTGGGATGAAAGAAATTCTTTCGCATCAGGCCGGACTGGAAGACTGGATTCCGTTTTACCTGAGCACACTGAAACTTCATCTTCCTGAAAAATCAATTCCTACAACCAATGTACTGCATTGGATCAAGGTTGTGCTGGGAAAAAAGAATCCGGACAGTGTCGGACCGGATACTACGATTTATCATCATAAAATCAGTGAATTATATACGGTAAGGGTAGCTCAGAATCTTTATCTGCAAAAAGATTACCATTACCACATGATGCAACAAATTCTGGATTCTCCGTTGGGAGAAAAAAAATACCAGTACAGCGGATTGGGATTTTATCTTTTTAAAGCCATGACAGAAAGGTTGAATGAAATGCCTTTCGACCAGTATCTTTACAAAAAGATTTATCACCGGATGGGTTTATACCGGCTTGTTTTTACGCCCCGCCGATATTTTCCGTACACCCAAACCAATCCCACCGAACACGATACTGTCTGGCGCATGCAGCAAATCTGGGGCGATGTGCATGATATGGGAGCCGCTATGCTTGGCGGGGTTTCCGGCAATGCCGGCCTTTTTGGCGATGCCCACGATGTGGCGGCTTTGATGCAAATGCTCATGGATTATGGCCGGTACGACGGTAAACAAATTCTGGATTCAGCTACTATTTGTCTTTTTAATCATCGTTATTTTGCCGCCGACAGCAACCGGCGCGGACTGGGTTTTGACAAACCGCTATTGCGGTACGAAGACCATAAATCGAACTGTAAATCGGCTTCGGACGAAAGTTTCGGCCATTCAGGATTTACCGGAACCTATACCTGGGCCGATCCGAAAAACGGATTGGTTTATGTCTTTTTATCGAACCGTGTTTTCCCGGATATGAACAACGATAAACTGGCCAAAGAAGATATCCGGACCAATATCCATCAGGTATTTTACAATGCTTTTCTGAAAAAGCCGGTTCCGCTGGTAAAAGAAACGGATGTTCCTTAG
- a CDS encoding FKBP-type peptidyl-prolyl cis-trans isomerase: MCKIEKGKKAKVTYTLTVAGENEIIDQADETRPATFSFGKGQLIDGFEKNLTGLKPGDSFDFIIKAQEAYGPRDSYAVFDIPKDTFAVDGKVDEKILQVGNTFPMRDNNGNRHVGKIIQINENSVTMDFNHPLAGKDLHFRGKVLEVFD, translated from the coding sequence ATGTGCAAAATTGAAAAAGGAAAGAAAGCGAAAGTAACTTATACGCTGACTGTTGCAGGCGAAAATGAAATCATTGACCAGGCCGACGAAACTCGTCCGGCCACTTTTTCTTTTGGGAAAGGTCAGCTTATTGATGGTTTTGAGAAAAACCTGACCGGATTGAAACCCGGTGATTCTTTTGATTTTATCATCAAAGCCCAAGAAGCTTATGGCCCGCGCGACTCGTATGCCGTTTTTGACATTCCAAAAGACACTTTTGCGGTAGATGGCAAGGTTGATGAAAAAATTCTCCAGGTGGGAAACACCTTCCCGATGCGTGACAATAACGGAAACCGGCATGTGGGTAAAATTATCCAGATAAACGAAAATTCAGTCACCATGGACTTTAATCATCCGTTGGCCGGAAAAGATTTGCATTTCCGGGGCAAGGTCCTTGAAGTTTTTGATTAA
- the truA gene encoding tRNA pseudouridine(38-40) synthase TruA, with the protein MARYFLKLAYRGTAYHGWQIQENALTVQAVFNEKISLLTGETVNVTGCGRTDTGVHARQFFLHFDLQKELPFSENDFVFKLNRFLPADIAVYGVWKVPSDAHARFDAVSRTYRYYIALHKDPFQYDLSMPLPGKLNIEAMQQASGYLTDYQDFTSFSKLHTQTKTNICHIQEAFWKQENGLLIFTITADRFLRNMVRAIVGTLLEIGLGKMPPEEIRTIIEAKNRSVAGYSVPAKGLFLETIRYPENLEKLFNY; encoded by the coding sequence ATGGCACGTTATTTTTTAAAACTGGCATATCGTGGAACGGCTTATCACGGATGGCAAATCCAGGAAAACGCACTGACGGTACAAGCTGTTTTTAACGAAAAGATCAGCCTGCTTACCGGGGAAACCGTTAATGTAACCGGATGTGGCCGTACCGACACCGGGGTGCATGCCCGGCAGTTTTTTTTACATTTTGATTTGCAAAAAGAACTTCCATTTTCTGAAAACGATTTTGTATTCAAACTTAACCGGTTTTTGCCTGCCGATATCGCGGTTTACGGTGTATGGAAAGTACCTTCGGATGCACATGCCCGCTTTGATGCCGTGAGCCGTACTTATCGTTATTACATTGCATTACACAAAGATCCGTTTCAGTATGATCTTTCCATGCCTTTGCCCGGAAAATTAAACATCGAAGCCATGCAACAGGCTTCCGGATACTTGACGGATTACCAGGATTTTACCAGTTTCTCCAAATTACACACCCAGACAAAAACCAATATTTGTCATATTCAGGAAGCCTTTTGGAAGCAAGAAAACGGCTTGTTGATTTTTACCATCACAGCCGATCGCTTTTTGCGAAATATGGTGCGGGCGATCGTAGGCACTTTACTGGAAATCGGTCTCGGAAAAATGCCACCGGAAGAAATCCGCACCATCATCGAAGCCAAAAACCGCAGCGTAGCCGGATATTCAGTTCCTGCCAAAGGGCTTTTTCTTGAAACGATTCGTTATCCGGAAAATCTAGAAAAATTATTCAATTACTAA
- a CDS encoding c-type cytochrome, producing MKKISLIIVMAGLVFFVGKSFGFLSHKVVKVSDNALVYVATQDPADAKFPKGAKIYKEKCVACHQLNGMGVPSAFPPLKGSDYLKADKIRALRQVLNGSNHEITVNGAKYTIPMPPQVDNYEDAVAVVNYILNAWGNNYGTVSMADAKKIKIIR from the coding sequence ATGAAAAAAATCAGTCTTATTATTGTGATGGCCGGCTTGGTATTTTTTGTCGGCAAATCTTTCGGTTTCCTTTCGCATAAGGTGGTAAAAGTGTCGGATAATGCTTTGGTATACGTTGCCACACAGGATCCTGCCGATGCCAAATTTCCGAAAGGAGCCAAAATTTACAAGGAAAAATGCGTGGCTTGTCATCAGTTAAACGGAATGGGTGTGCCGTCTGCTTTTCCTCCGTTAAAAGGTTCTGATTACCTGAAAGCCGATAAAATCCGTGCTTTACGTCAGGTATTAAACGGATCGAATCACGAAATTACCGTGAACGGTGCCAAATACACCATTCCCATGCCGCCGCAGGTAGATAATTACGAAGATGCCGTGGCAGTAGTCAACTATATCCTGAATGCCTGGGGAAATAATTACGGTACCGTTTCCATGGCTGATGCCAAAAAGATTAAAATTATCCGTTAA